A window of the Acidimicrobiales bacterium genome harbors these coding sequences:
- a CDS encoding LytR C-terminal domain-containing protein, translating to MTAGAHDAGGGFSRSAGTNAARGVLVIIAAVAVGLLLMFRGIGDSSNDTAADATPAADGGGDTSDAAAAGDTSTTVPTGDTVVESTTTTVSAPPRDPSEVKVLVLNGTDATSRVAGVAGAGTDLLKPSNYITLEPKDADINGPSAVFYTEGYLAEANAVAAVYGVDPATVVQPLDPTASPIADTQGANIVVRIGSDGVIKV from the coding sequence ATGACCGCAGGGGCACACGACGCAGGTGGCGGGTTCAGCCGATCGGCGGGAACCAACGCCGCTCGAGGCGTGCTGGTCATCATCGCGGCGGTGGCTGTCGGCCTGCTCCTGATGTTCCGCGGGATCGGCGATTCGTCGAACGACACCGCCGCCGACGCCACGCCGGCCGCAGATGGTGGTGGCGACACCAGTGATGCAGCAGCCGCCGGCGACACCTCCACCACGGTGCCCACCGGCGACACCGTGGTCGAGAGCACGACCACCACGGTGTCGGCCCCACCCCGTGATCCGAGTGAGGTGAAGGTGCTGGTCCTGAACGGCACCGACGCCACCAGTCGTGTTGCCGGCGTGGCCGGTGCCGGCACCGATCTGCTGAAGCCGTCGAACTACATCACCCTCGAACCGAAGGACGCCGACATCAACGGCCCGTCGGCGGTGTTCTACACCGAGGGGTACCTGGCCGAGGCCAACGCCGTGGCCGCTGTCTACGGCGTCGACCCCGCCACGGTCGTGCAGCCGCTCGATCCGACCGCTTCTCCCATCGCCGACACCCAGGGAGCCAACATCGTCGTGCGCATCGGGTCCGACGGCGTGATCAAGGTCTGA